A single genomic interval of Nostoc commune NIES-4072 harbors:
- the nadB gene encoding L-aspartate oxidase, translated as MSQIDIPSQFDVLVVGAGAAGLYTALCLPNSLRVGLITKETVALSASDWAQGGIAAAVAPEDSPTLHIEDTIRAGAGLCDRTAVEFLARLAPNCIQSLVNLGVAFDRHGQALALTLEAAHSRNRVLHAADTTGREVTTTLAAQVLRRQNIQVIQQALALSLWIEPETGRTQGISLFYQGKITWVKAGAVVLATGGGGQVFAQTTNPAVSTGDGVAIAYRAGAILRDLEFVQFHPTALTKPGADRFLISEAVRGEGAHLVDNEGRRFAFDYHPAGELAPRDVVSRAIFSHLQRTAVDLATAHVWLDMRPIPADKIRHRFPNIIKVCQHWGVDVFHEPIPVAPAAHYWMGGIVADLMNRTNIPGLYAVGETASTGVHGANRLASNSLLECIVFGAQMGKIELENIGLPSETPVLPLQKFSADASEWQIQQAQLEALREKLPRLVWESAGICREQSKLESAIATIESWQQDFAILPLSQFLLALRPAQPASFDIPDVERQLRLWAETRNLLDVADLILKSAAFRTESRGGHYRLDYPQPDPNWQVHALVQTHHWWKSPLLS; from the coding sequence TTGTCTCAGATAGATATTCCTAGCCAATTTGATGTCTTAGTAGTCGGCGCTGGTGCTGCTGGACTATACACAGCGCTGTGTCTACCAAATTCCTTGCGAGTCGGCTTGATTACCAAAGAAACTGTTGCTTTATCCGCCAGTGATTGGGCGCAAGGTGGTATTGCCGCAGCAGTTGCCCCGGAAGATTCTCCCACGCTACACATTGAAGATACGATCCGGGCTGGCGCAGGTTTGTGCGATCGCACTGCTGTAGAATTTCTCGCCCGACTTGCGCCTAACTGTATTCAATCCCTAGTTAACTTGGGAGTTGCTTTTGACCGTCATGGTCAAGCCCTGGCTTTAACTTTAGAAGCTGCCCATTCTCGCAACCGCGTTCTCCACGCCGCAGACACCACAGGGAGAGAAGTTACCACCACCCTCGCAGCGCAAGTATTACGTCGCCAGAATATTCAAGTCATTCAGCAAGCTTTGGCTTTGAGTTTGTGGATTGAACCCGAAACTGGTCGCACTCAAGGAATCAGTCTGTTTTATCAAGGTAAAATCACATGGGTAAAGGCTGGTGCTGTAGTATTGGCAACTGGTGGTGGCGGTCAAGTATTTGCCCAAACTACTAATCCGGCTGTAAGTACAGGTGATGGAGTAGCGATCGCATATCGGGCTGGGGCCATCCTCCGCGATTTAGAATTTGTGCAATTTCACCCCACAGCCCTCACTAAACCTGGTGCTGATCGCTTTCTCATTAGCGAAGCTGTACGCGGCGAGGGCGCACACCTTGTCGATAACGAAGGGCGGCGTTTTGCTTTTGACTACCATCCGGCGGGTGAACTCGCACCTAGAGATGTAGTCAGTAGAGCCATTTTCAGCCATTTACAACGTACTGCCGTTGATTTAGCTACTGCCCATGTGTGGTTGGATATGCGCCCCATCCCCGCCGACAAGATTCGTCACCGCTTTCCCAACATCATCAAAGTTTGTCAGCATTGGGGAGTTGATGTCTTCCATGAACCAATTCCTGTGGCCCCTGCTGCCCATTACTGGATGGGTGGCATTGTCGCGGATTTGATGAATCGCACAAACATTCCCGGTTTGTATGCAGTGGGAGAAACCGCTAGTACTGGGGTGCATGGGGCAAACCGCCTTGCCAGTAATTCCCTGCTGGAGTGTATTGTGTTTGGGGCCCAGATGGGCAAAATTGAGTTAGAAAATATTGGGCTGCCGTCAGAAACACCAGTACTACCATTACAGAAATTTAGTGCTGATGCTAGTGAGTGGCAAATCCAGCAAGCACAGCTAGAAGCACTCAGGGAGAAGTTACCACGTTTAGTGTGGGAAAGTGCTGGTATTTGTCGGGAGCAATCAAAGTTAGAAAGTGCGATCGCTACTATTGAATCTTGGCAGCAAGATTTTGCTATCCTGCCTTTAAGTCAATTCTTGCTTGCTTTACGTCCCGCACAACCAGCTAGTTTTGACATACCAGATGTTGAACGGCAATTAAGACTTTGGGCAGAAACCCGCAATTTATTAGATGTCGCCGATTTAATTCTTAAAAGTGCTGCTTTTAGAACCGAAAGCCGAGGTGGGCACTACCGTTTAGATTATCCTCAGCCAGACCCGAATTGGCAAGTTCACGCACTTGTACAAACACATCATTGGTGGAAATCTCCACTATTATCTTGA
- a CDS encoding IS982 family transposase, which translates to MLNEIISIYAIIDDLLKAIGHNEDCRREMNDAEIITTAITSAMFFNGNHSKACTYMKEHKLISNMLEKSRFNRRLHSVSMLINDLFHQVGMALKEISDSTEYLLDSFPVPICDNIRIFNVKIIQSAQYRGYIASKKRYFYGVRVQLLTTKNGIPVEFVFMPGSANDVRALNALPLNLPPGSEIYGDSAYTDYTIEDDLEQTSHISLKVMRKKNSKRQDQPWNQYIKQHTRHYIETVFSSITCVFPKSIHAVTYQGFLLKLQAFIFSFTLQQAFIE; encoded by the coding sequence ATGCTAAACGAAATAATTTCCATATATGCTATCATAGACGACCTGTTAAAGGCGATTGGGCATAATGAAGATTGTCGTCGAGAGATGAATGACGCAGAAATTATTACAACGGCAATAACATCGGCGATGTTCTTTAATGGTAATCATAGTAAGGCTTGTACCTATATGAAAGAACATAAGTTGATATCTAATATGTTAGAAAAGTCACGATTTAACCGGAGATTACACAGTGTCTCAATGTTAATCAACGACTTGTTTCATCAAGTGGGAATGGCACTGAAGGAAATTAGTGATTCCACTGAATATCTTTTAGACTCGTTCCCAGTGCCCATCTGCGATAACATCCGTATCTTTAATGTAAAAATAATACAGTCGGCGCAGTATAGAGGTTACATCGCATCGAAAAAACGATATTTTTACGGGGTTCGAGTTCAGTTATTAACAACCAAAAATGGTATTCCTGTCGAATTTGTGTTTATGCCTGGTAGTGCCAACGATGTACGTGCTTTAAATGCCTTACCCTTGAATCTACCACCTGGTAGTGAAATTTATGGTGATTCAGCTTACACCGACTACACGATTGAGGATGACTTGGAACAAACAAGTCACATTTCTTTAAAAGTCATGAGGAAAAAGAACTCCAAGCGTCAAGACCAGCCTTGGAATCAATATATTAAACAACATACTCGGCATTATATCGAAACTGTGTTTAGTAGTATCACTTGTGTTTTTCCAAAATCAATACATGCAGTCACTTATCAAGGGTTTTTACTTAAGCTACAAGCATTCATTTTTTCTTTTACTCTTCAACAAGCTTTTATTGAATAA
- a CDS encoding CHASE2 domain-containing protein: MFKLKQSLGREHKELITAASVAGCVLLLHAVGLLQSLELAGLDQFFRLRPNEPPEERITIVGIDEADLKEVGSWPIPDANIAKLLKKLNLYKPRAIGLDIYRDLAVEPGNQELRNTYKSIPNLIGIQLLTNDKNVNVSPPLGLNKDQVGFNNVLYDLDGKIRRSLLYWHINNQVHESFALKLALLYLKSENITPNKAKNNPEYLQLGKATFTRFKGNDGGYVGADARGYQILSSFPPKCQSLSGKFCSFRQVSMKDVLADKVKENFIKDRIILIGSTAPSLNDFVFIPYSSNLMGTAKPVPGIQLQAYFTSELISAALQGRPLLKVWPDLLEDLWIFIWSYLGTVTTWRIRDATKSLFSILVCCLVLTLSAYLAFLFGWWIPLIPSLLSFGSSAIWMTSHIAHIQEEWKRSKEFLHHVINTIPDPIFVKNEQHQWIVLNEAYCRFIGYPNKLLIEKSDYDFFPKHEADVFRQQDDLVFRTQKPQEHEEEFTNADGQTHQIATKRSLHKDSAGNFFLVGVIRDITGRKLMEEQLKRTAAELFRSNKELKLKEDHLRHLAYHDPLTGLSNRKFFAEQLCESLHWAQHNKLLLGLLFIDLDGFKQINDTLGHKAGDRLLMTIAGRLSNSLRASDTVSRLGGDEFTVILRAIPNVQIAGTIADKILTSISKPVVLDGYAIRVSASIGISVYPYNSQDSETLMKQADAAMYCAKHQGKNCYKFA; encoded by the coding sequence ATCTTTAAACTGAAACAATCGCTTGGTCGAGAACACAAAGAATTGATTACTGCTGCCAGCGTTGCAGGCTGCGTCCTGCTTTTGCACGCCGTCGGATTATTACAATCTTTGGAGCTGGCAGGTTTGGATCAATTTTTTCGCTTACGTCCAAATGAACCGCCAGAAGAGCGTATTACCATCGTAGGGATTGATGAAGCCGATTTAAAGGAAGTAGGTTCGTGGCCGATTCCAGATGCAAATATTGCCAAGTTGTTAAAAAAATTGAATCTCTACAAACCCCGGGCTATTGGCTTAGATATCTACCGAGATTTGGCAGTAGAGCCTGGGAATCAAGAACTTCGTAATACTTATAAGTCAATACCCAACTTGATTGGTATTCAGTTACTGACAAATGACAAAAACGTTAATGTTTCACCTCCACTGGGGCTAAATAAGGATCAAGTGGGCTTTAACAATGTGCTGTATGATCTCGATGGTAAAATACGTCGCAGTTTGTTATATTGGCACATTAATAATCAGGTACACGAAAGTTTTGCTCTGAAGTTGGCTTTATTGTATTTAAAGTCAGAAAATATTACTCCCAACAAAGCAAAAAACAACCCTGAGTATTTGCAATTGGGTAAGGCCACGTTTACTCGTTTTAAGGGTAATGATGGTGGTTATGTGGGAGCTGATGCTAGAGGCTACCAAATTTTGTCCAGTTTTCCCCCCAAATGCCAAAGTTTATCGGGAAAATTTTGCAGTTTTCGCCAGGTATCGATGAAAGATGTACTGGCAGATAAAGTCAAAGAAAACTTTATTAAAGATCGGATTATACTTATTGGTTCCACTGCACCCAGTCTTAATGATTTTGTATTCATTCCCTACTCCAGCAATCTAATGGGTACGGCAAAACCTGTACCTGGTATTCAACTGCAAGCTTATTTTACTAGTGAGTTAATCTCAGCTGCTTTACAAGGACGACCATTACTCAAGGTCTGGCCTGACTTATTGGAAGACTTGTGGATTTTTATTTGGTCTTATCTGGGAACTGTGACCACATGGCGGATAAGAGACGCAACTAAGAGTCTTTTTAGCATCCTAGTTTGTTGCTTGGTATTGACCCTGAGTGCGTACCTTGCTTTCTTGTTCGGTTGGTGGATACCGCTAATTCCCTCACTGTTAAGCTTTGGCAGTTCAGCTATTTGGATGACTAGTCATATTGCCCATATCCAGGAAGAATGGAAACGTTCTAAAGAATTTTTGCATCACGTAATCAACACAATTCCTGATCCAATTTTTGTGAAAAATGAACAACATCAGTGGATTGTTTTGAATGAAGCGTATTGTCGATTTATCGGTTATCCGAATAAGTTGTTAATTGAAAAGTCAGATTATGACTTTTTTCCTAAACATGAAGCTGATGTGTTTCGACAACAGGATGATCTTGTGTTCAGGACTCAAAAACCCCAGGAACATGAAGAAGAATTTACCAATGCAGATGGTCAGACTCATCAAATTGCCACTAAGCGATCGCTCCATAAAGACTCAGCTGGCAATTTCTTTTTAGTTGGGGTTATCCGAGATATTACTGGGCGCAAGCTCATGGAAGAACAACTAAAACGTACTGCTGCTGAACTATTTCGCTCTAACAAGGAACTAAAACTCAAAGAAGACCACTTGCGTCACTTAGCTTATCACGACCCGCTCACAGGTCTATCTAATCGCAAATTTTTTGCCGAGCAACTTTGCGAATCGTTACATTGGGCGCAACACAATAAGTTGTTGCTGGGGCTGCTGTTTATTGATTTAGATGGCTTTAAGCAAATTAATGATACTCTGGGGCACAAGGCGGGCGATCGCTTGCTAATGACTATCGCCGGACGACTCAGCAATTCTTTACGCGCTAGTGATACAGTTTCTCGTTTGGGTGGCGATGAATTTACTGTGATTTTACGTGCAATTCCTAATGTTCAAATAGCTGGTACAATCGCCGACAAAATTTTAACTAGTATTAGCAAGCCAGTTGTCTTGGACGGCTATGCAATCCGAGTCTCTGCCAGTATTGGCATTAGTGTTTATCCATACAACAGTCAAGACAGTGAAACTTTAATGAAACAAGCAGATGCAGCAATGTATTGTGCCAAACACCAAGGTAAAAATTGCTACAAGTTTGCTTAA
- a CDS encoding vitamin K epoxide reductase family protein — MIRRRSTPWIHKWSRPLIAAIAGCGALITGYLTIEKLTGGSAACVAQAGVKGCNDVLSSPWATVFGQPLALFGFLAYISMMIFALAPLAFNSGEKNSRKQLENWTWLLLLAGAIAMSVFSGYLMYVLASQIKAICLYCIGSALFSVSLLVLTIIGRTWEDIGQIFFTALIVGMVTLIGTLGVYAGVNKSDVTPEIPGQPTKIIFNSKGDPNPAFGWEVTTTSGEAEIALAQHLAKVGAKEYSAYWCPHCHEQKLLFGKEAEEVINKNVKVECEPSGLNAQPELCKAAKIEGFPTWIINGKSYSGVQNLEELAKASGYTGPRNFKYFK, encoded by the coding sequence ATGATTCGCCGTCGTTCTACTCCTTGGATTCATAAATGGTCACGTCCATTGATTGCCGCGATCGCTGGATGTGGTGCCTTGATAACTGGTTATCTGACCATAGAAAAGTTAACAGGAGGCAGTGCAGCTTGTGTGGCACAGGCTGGTGTCAAGGGCTGTAATGATGTACTTTCTAGCCCTTGGGCAACGGTTTTTGGTCAGCCATTAGCTTTGTTTGGGTTTTTGGCATATATCAGTATGATGATATTTGCTTTAGCTCCCTTGGCATTCAACTCAGGGGAAAAGAATAGCCGCAAACAATTGGAAAATTGGACGTGGTTGCTGCTGCTAGCGGGCGCGATCGCTATGTCTGTTTTTAGCGGCTACTTAATGTATGTGCTAGCATCTCAAATCAAAGCTATTTGTCTTTACTGTATCGGTTCAGCTTTGTTCTCTGTGAGTCTTTTGGTGCTGACGATAATCGGTCGGACTTGGGAAGATATTGGACAAATCTTCTTTACCGCCCTGATTGTAGGGATGGTGACGCTGATTGGCACTTTAGGCGTTTATGCTGGCGTGAATAAATCAGATGTTACACCTGAAATTCCAGGACAACCGACAAAAATTATCTTTAATTCCAAAGGAGACCCTAACCCAGCCTTCGGTTGGGAAGTTACTACTACTTCTGGTGAGGCAGAAATAGCCTTAGCACAGCATTTGGCGAAGGTAGGCGCGAAGGAATACAGTGCTTACTGGTGTCCTCACTGCCATGAACAAAAGCTACTTTTTGGTAAAGAAGCCGAGGAAGTAATCAACAAGAATGTTAAGGTAGAATGCGAACCTAGTGGACTCAACGCTCAACCAGAACTGTGTAAAGCCGCAAAAATTGAAGGCTTTCCCACTTGGATCATCAATGGTAAAAGCTATAGTGGAGTCCAAAACTTAGAGGAACTAGCGAAAGCTTCTGGTTACACTGGCCCTCGTAACTTCAAGTATTTCAAGTAA
- the btpA gene encoding photosystem I biogenesis protein BtpA, protein MDLYQLFKTRSPIIGVVHLLPLPTSPRWGGSLKAVIDRAEQEAVALASGGVDGLIVENFFDAPFTKSQVDPVVVSAMTIVVQRIQSLVTLPLGLNVLRNDAKSAMAIASCVQAQFIRVNILTGVMATDQGLIEGEAHQLLRYRRELGCDVKILADVLVKHARPLSSPNLTVAVKDTIERGLADGVILSGWATGSPPNLEDLELACGAAAGTPVFIGSGANWENIDTLMQAADGVIVSSSLKRHGRIEQPIDPIRVSQFVEVARRNWNSKTDSKSAEQVKLHS, encoded by the coding sequence GTGGACTTATATCAATTATTTAAAACTCGCTCACCGATTATTGGCGTGGTTCACCTGCTACCACTGCCGACCTCACCTCGTTGGGGAGGTAGTTTGAAAGCGGTGATTGACCGTGCCGAACAAGAAGCTGTGGCCCTAGCAAGTGGAGGGGTTGACGGGCTGATTGTGGAGAATTTTTTCGACGCGCCGTTTACCAAAAGCCAAGTCGATCCGGTGGTTGTGAGTGCCATGACCATTGTGGTGCAACGGATACAAAGTTTGGTGACTTTGCCTTTGGGCTTAAATGTTTTGCGAAACGACGCTAAAAGTGCAATGGCGATCGCTAGCTGTGTACAGGCGCAATTTATCCGCGTCAACATCCTCACAGGAGTGATGGCAACCGATCAAGGATTAATTGAGGGAGAAGCCCATCAATTACTCCGGTATCGACGGGAGTTAGGCTGTGATGTTAAAATCCTGGCCGATGTGTTGGTGAAACACGCCCGTCCTTTGAGTTCTCCAAATCTCACAGTCGCCGTGAAAGACACCATTGAAAGGGGTTTAGCAGACGGAGTGATTTTATCTGGTTGGGCTACTGGTAGCCCACCGAACTTAGAAGATTTGGAACTAGCTTGTGGTGCAGCAGCTGGCACACCAGTGTTTATCGGTAGTGGAGCGAATTGGGAAAATATTGATACATTGATGCAAGCAGCAGATGGTGTCATAGTTTCCAGTTCCTTAAAACGCCACGGACGTATAGAGCAACCAATTGACCCAATTCGCGTCAGTCAATTTGTCGAAGTTGCACGTCGCAATTGGAACTCTAAAACTGACAGCAAATCAGCAGAACAAGTTAAGTTACATTCTTAG
- the rimO gene encoding 30S ribosomal protein S12 methylthiotransferase RimO: MGDKPTIAISHLGCEKNRIDTEHMLGMLVEAGYGVDTNEELADYVIVNTCSFIEAARQESVRTLVELAEANKKIVITGCMAQHFQEQLLEELPEAVAVVGTGDYHKIVNVIERVELGERVKQVSIEPTYIADETTPRYRTTTEGVAYLRVAEGCDYRCAFCIIPHLRGNQRSRTIESIVAEAEQLVSQGVKEIILISQITTNYGLDIYGKPKLAELLRALGKVDIPWIRMHYAYPTGLTPDVIAAIQETPNVLPYLDLPLQHSHPDILRAMNRPWQGRVNDGIIDRIKTALPTAVLRTTFIVGFPGETSEHFEHLLEFVERHEFDHVGVFTFSSEEGTPAYKLPNQLSQEVMDDRRYQLMELQQPISQKKNQQEVGKIVDVLIEQENPESGELIGRSGRFSPEVDGLVYVKGQAKLGTIVPIAIHHADTYDLYGQVVNN; the protein is encoded by the coding sequence ATGGGTGACAAGCCAACAATTGCCATTTCTCACCTGGGCTGCGAGAAAAACCGAATTGATACAGAACACATGCTAGGAATGCTTGTAGAAGCAGGCTACGGTGTAGATACAAATGAAGAGTTAGCAGATTACGTTATTGTTAATACTTGTAGTTTTATTGAAGCAGCCCGGCAAGAATCTGTCAGAACTTTAGTAGAACTGGCAGAGGCAAACAAAAAAATCGTAATAACTGGCTGTATGGCGCAACATTTCCAAGAACAACTTTTGGAAGAGTTGCCGGAAGCAGTAGCAGTGGTTGGTACAGGTGATTATCACAAAATTGTAAATGTAATTGAGCGTGTTGAACTTGGCGAACGGGTTAAACAGGTTAGTATCGAACCAACCTACATTGCCGATGAAACTACACCGCGCTATCGTACTACAACAGAGGGCGTAGCTTACCTGCGGGTTGCGGAAGGATGTGATTATCGTTGTGCATTTTGTATCATTCCTCATCTTCGAGGGAACCAGCGATCGCGTACTATTGAATCTATAGTCGCCGAAGCCGAGCAGTTAGTTAGTCAAGGGGTAAAGGAAATTATTTTAATTTCCCAAATCACTACTAATTACGGTTTGGATATTTACGGAAAGCCAAAATTAGCCGAATTGCTTCGCGCTTTGGGGAAAGTAGATATACCGTGGATTAGAATGCACTATGCTTATCCCACGGGACTGACCCCAGATGTGATAGCGGCGATCCAAGAAACACCAAACGTCTTGCCTTATCTGGATTTGCCCTTGCAACATTCTCATCCAGATATTCTCCGCGCCATGAACCGTCCTTGGCAAGGACGGGTAAATGATGGGATTATAGATCGCATCAAAACGGCGCTACCAACAGCCGTACTGCGGACAACATTTATTGTTGGTTTCCCAGGAGAAACAAGCGAGCATTTTGAGCATCTACTAGAGTTCGTTGAGCGGCATGAATTCGATCATGTTGGTGTATTCACCTTTTCCTCTGAGGAAGGAACCCCCGCTTACAAGTTGCCAAATCAGTTGTCCCAAGAGGTGATGGACGATCGCCGATACCAACTGATGGAACTCCAGCAACCGATTTCTCAAAAGAAAAATCAACAGGAAGTAGGCAAAATAGTCGATGTCCTGATTGAGCAAGAAAATCCTGAAAGTGGTGAATTAATCGGTCGTTCAGGTAGATTTTCCCCAGAGGTTGATGGTCTGGTGTATGTCAAAGGCCAGGCAAAATTAGGAACCATCGTGCCAATAGCGATTCACCACGCTGATACATACGACCTCTATGGTCAAGTAGTCAATAACTAA
- a CDS encoding DEAD/DEAH box helicase, giving the protein MTLSFQELGISQERVEQLEKIGFTEPTNIQVQAIPQLLAGRDVVGQSQTGTGKTAAFSLPILERLDINQKAVQAIVLTPTRELAMQVHDAIAQFIGNEGLRVLAIYGGQSIDRQMLQLKRGVHMVVGTPGRVIDLLDRGCLKLDQVKWFVLDEADEMLSMGFIDDVIKILSQAPVDRQTALFSATMPPSIRMLVNKFLRSPATVTVEQPKAAPNKINQVAYLIPRHWTKAKALQPILEMEDPETALIFVRTRRTAAELTSQLQGAGHSVDEYHGDLSQQARERLLSRFRNRQVRWVVATDIAARGLDVDQLSHVINYDLPDSVETYVHRIGRTGRAGKEGTAISLVQPFERRKQQTFERHNRQSWQLLSIPTRAQIEARHILKLQEQVREALTGERLASFLPIVSELIEEYDAQAIAAAALQIAYDQTRPAWLSSDVEIPQEESSAPKPRLGKRRESSSSDRPRAAWKSDSSNGEERHSSPKPKLRTSGQDSSTSPSKKIGSPTARESAS; this is encoded by the coding sequence ATGACTCTTTCATTTCAAGAATTAGGCATTTCCCAAGAACGTGTCGAACAACTAGAAAAAATCGGTTTTACCGAACCAACTAACATTCAAGTGCAAGCAATTCCCCAATTGTTAGCCGGTCGTGATGTAGTAGGTCAATCTCAAACAGGAACAGGCAAAACGGCAGCATTTTCACTGCCAATTTTAGAGCGGCTAGATATTAATCAAAAAGCCGTGCAAGCCATAGTTTTAACACCAACTCGTGAATTAGCAATGCAAGTTCACGATGCGATCGCCCAGTTCATCGGTAATGAAGGATTGCGGGTGTTAGCAATCTACGGTGGTCAATCAATTGACCGCCAAATGTTACAACTCAAACGTGGCGTTCACATGGTTGTGGGCACTCCAGGACGGGTGATCGATTTGCTTGATCGCGGCTGTTTAAAGCTTGATCAAGTGAAGTGGTTTGTGTTGGATGAAGCCGATGAAATGTTGAGCATGGGCTTTATTGATGATGTGATAAAAATCCTCTCTCAAGCGCCCGTAGATCGCCAAACAGCTTTATTCTCGGCAACAATGCCACCATCGATTCGGATGTTGGTGAACAAGTTCTTGCGATCGCCTGCAACTGTCACCGTTGAGCAACCAAAAGCTGCTCCCAACAAAATCAATCAAGTAGCTTACTTGATCCCCCGCCACTGGACAAAAGCTAAAGCTTTACAACCAATTCTGGAAATGGAAGATCCAGAAACAGCTTTAATCTTTGTTCGCACCAGACGCACAGCCGCAGAACTTACCAGTCAGTTACAAGGGGCTGGTCACAGTGTCGATGAATATCACGGTGACTTGTCGCAACAAGCGCGGGAACGGTTATTAAGCCGATTCCGTAACCGTCAAGTTCGCTGGGTAGTAGCAACTGATATTGCCGCACGAGGCTTAGATGTCGATCAACTCTCCCATGTGATCAACTACGACTTACCCGATAGCGTAGAAACCTACGTCCATCGCATTGGTCGTACTGGTCGTGCTGGTAAAGAAGGAACAGCAATTTCTTTAGTACAACCATTTGAGCGCCGCAAGCAGCAGACATTTGAACGTCATAACCGCCAAAGTTGGCAATTGCTGTCTATTCCCACACGCGCCCAGATTGAAGCAAGACACATTCTGAAATTGCAAGAACAGGTGCGAGAAGCTTTGACAGGTGAGCGTTTGGCTTCATTCTTGCCGATTGTCAGCGAACTGATTGAAGAATACGATGCTCAAGCGATCGCCGCAGCGGCACTGCAAATCGCTTACGATCAAACTCGTCCTGCTTGGTTGAGTTCAGATGTGGAAATCCCCCAAGAGGAATCCTCTGCCCCCAAACCAAGACTCGGTAAGCGCCGTGAATCATCTTCTAGCGATCGCCCCCGTGCTGCGTGGAAATCAGATAGCAGCAATGGTGAAGAAAGACATTCTTCTCCCAAGCCCAAACTACGGACAAGTGGACAGGATTCTTCTACATCTCCTAGTAAAAAGATAGGTTCACCTACAGCTAGGGAATCAGCTTCTTAA
- a CDS encoding aldo/keto reductase, with protein sequence METITLGQNGPSVTPLCIGTWAWGDKLFWNYGDRYGPEQLQEAFTAALEAGVTFFDTAEIYGMGKSEKFLGQFLQQTQQPVQIATKFGPVPWRFTAQSVSDALTESLKRLQLDRIALYQVHWPFAFFLSQETLMNALADEVKRGRIATVGVSNYSAEQMRDAHQILAARGVPLAVNQVRYSLLTRQVESKGIIATARELGVTILAYSPLAQGLLTGKYSIDSTETPTGARKVDPRFNKEGLQKIAPVISLLRNFGEKYDRTPAQVALNWLIAQGNVIPIAGVKTAEQVRQNAGALGWRLSDDEIGELEQVSRPWL encoded by the coding sequence GTGGAAACTATCACATTGGGGCAAAATGGCCCATCTGTTACACCCTTGTGCATAGGCACTTGGGCTTGGGGTGATAAACTATTTTGGAATTATGGCGATCGCTATGGCCCAGAACAGTTACAAGAAGCCTTTACAGCAGCCTTAGAAGCTGGTGTTACCTTCTTTGATACTGCCGAAATCTATGGAATGGGAAAAAGCGAGAAATTTTTGGGGCAATTTCTCCAACAAACACAACAACCTGTGCAGATAGCCACAAAATTTGGCCCTGTACCGTGGCGATTTACAGCCCAATCCGTCTCTGATGCTTTAACAGAGAGTCTCAAACGGCTACAACTGGATAGAATTGCCCTGTACCAAGTGCATTGGCCTTTTGCTTTCTTTTTAAGCCAAGAAACTTTGATGAATGCTCTAGCGGATGAAGTGAAGCGGGGTAGAATTGCTACAGTCGGTGTGAGCAATTACTCAGCAGAGCAAATGCGGGACGCGCATCAAATATTGGCGGCCCGAGGAGTACCTTTGGCTGTCAACCAAGTACGCTATTCTTTACTCACTCGTCAAGTTGAAAGCAAAGGTATTATTGCAACTGCCCGTGAGTTGGGTGTGACTATTTTGGCTTATAGTCCTCTAGCACAGGGATTACTTACAGGCAAGTACAGTATTGATAGTACTGAAACCCCCACTGGTGCGAGGAAAGTAGACCCGCGATTTAACAAAGAAGGGTTGCAAAAAATTGCCCCAGTTATATCTTTGCTACGCAACTTCGGAGAAAAATACGATCGCACCCCTGCTCAAGTTGCTCTCAACTGGTTAATTGCTCAAGGTAACGTTATTCCCATAGCTGGGGTGAAGACAGCCGAACAGGTACGGCAGAATGCTGGTGCTTTGGGCTGGAGATTGAGCGACGATGAAATTGGAGAATTAGAACAAGTTAGTCGTCCTTGGCTGTAG